In the Nilaparvata lugens isolate BPH chromosome 9, ASM1435652v1, whole genome shotgun sequence genome, one interval contains:
- the LOC120353073 gene encoding uncharacterized protein LOC120353073 isoform X1 — translation MDHLVFSKFVLWTVSVLLILLIEKGDSKTLTMSSTGNDYILKINWDIPGGRADSVIPLTAGVPKQKNNIICTQFSQGQEAEKDRGYMEADEGAESSNEREKRVRIQSRRNQFTHVLTTIMQSHPKLSIIVMDKEKKRVKNVKVKVVISTCIVHEEAFAFHEIRRIFTVDGEVKTVEYDDVKIKDVVNIEPVTSQSGRKSMKITARTYSKYQDWSNAYIYDGPLLNARIVPKESTTSRSTSIGFLIKTCFTGNGGEETGNKAAEERASNNKGGKEGDGGSGEEGEGGEVEEEEEEDITLDFKILNK, via the exons GAAAGGGGATTCCAAAACACTTACGATGTCATCTACTGGCAATGATTACATACTGAAAATAAATTGGGATATTCCTGGAGGTAGAGCCGACTCTGTCATACCCCTTACAGCAGGAGTACcaaaacagaaaaataatataat TTGCACCCAATTTTCGCAAGGGCAGGAAGCAGAAAAGGATAGAGGTTACATGGAAGCTGATGAGGGAGCAGAGTCAAGTaatgaaagagagaaaagagtTAGAATACAGAGCCGGAGAAACCAGTTTACGCATGTGCTAACAACTATTATGCAGAGTCAtccaaaattatcaataattgtcatgGATAAGGAAAAAAAACGTGTGAAAAACGTGAAAGTGAAAGTAGTGATTTCTACTTGCATTGTTCATGAG GAAGCATTCGCATTCCATGAGATAAGAAGAATATTCACAGTAGATGGTGAAGTGAAGACTGTTGAATACGATGATGTTAAAATCAAAGATGTGGTGAACATAGAACCTGTTACTTCCCAGTCTGGACggaaatcaatgaaaattacTGCAAGAACCTACAGTAAATATCAAGATTGGTCGAACGCTTATATTTATG ATGGACCTCTGCTGAATGCAAGAATTGTTCCAAAGGAAAGCACCACAAGCAGATCGACATCAATTGGCTTTCTCATCAAAACGTGCTTCACAGGGAATGGAGGAGAGGAAACTGGCAATAAGGCAGCAGAAGAGAGAGCAAGCAATAATAAGGGTGGGAAAGAAGGAGACGGTGGTtcgggagaagaaggagaaggaggagaagttgaagaagaagaagaagaagacatcaCGTTGGATttcaaaatccttaataaataa
- the LOC120353073 gene encoding uncharacterized protein LOC120353073 isoform X2 codes for MSTTKKGDSKTLTMSSTGNDYILKINWDIPGGRADSVIPLTAGVPKQKNNIICTQFSQGQEAEKDRGYMEADEGAESSNEREKRVRIQSRRNQFTHVLTTIMQSHPKLSIIVMDKEKKRVKNVKVKVVISTCIVHEEAFAFHEIRRIFTVDGEVKTVEYDDVKIKDVVNIEPVTSQSGRKSMKITARTYSKYQDWSNAYIYDGPLLNARIVPKESTTSRSTSIGFLIKTCFTGNGGEETGNKAAEERASNNKGGKEGDGGSGEEGEGGEVEEEEEEDITLDFKILNK; via the exons GAAAGGGGATTCCAAAACACTTACGATGTCATCTACTGGCAATGATTACATACTGAAAATAAATTGGGATATTCCTGGAGGTAGAGCCGACTCTGTCATACCCCTTACAGCAGGAGTACcaaaacagaaaaataatataat TTGCACCCAATTTTCGCAAGGGCAGGAAGCAGAAAAGGATAGAGGTTACATGGAAGCTGATGAGGGAGCAGAGTCAAGTaatgaaagagagaaaagagtTAGAATACAGAGCCGGAGAAACCAGTTTACGCATGTGCTAACAACTATTATGCAGAGTCAtccaaaattatcaataattgtcatgGATAAGGAAAAAAAACGTGTGAAAAACGTGAAAGTGAAAGTAGTGATTTCTACTTGCATTGTTCATGAG GAAGCATTCGCATTCCATGAGATAAGAAGAATATTCACAGTAGATGGTGAAGTGAAGACTGTTGAATACGATGATGTTAAAATCAAAGATGTGGTGAACATAGAACCTGTTACTTCCCAGTCTGGACggaaatcaatgaaaattacTGCAAGAACCTACAGTAAATATCAAGATTGGTCGAACGCTTATATTTATG ATGGACCTCTGCTGAATGCAAGAATTGTTCCAAAGGAAAGCACCACAAGCAGATCGACATCAATTGGCTTTCTCATCAAAACGTGCTTCACAGGGAATGGAGGAGAGGAAACTGGCAATAAGGCAGCAGAAGAGAGAGCAAGCAATAATAAGGGTGGGAAAGAAGGAGACGGTGGTtcgggagaagaaggagaaggaggagaagttgaagaagaagaagaagaagacatcaCGTTGGATttcaaaatccttaataaataa
- the LOC120353073 gene encoding uncharacterized protein LOC120353073 isoform X3 codes for MDHLVFSKFVLWTVSVLLILLIDCTQFSQGQEAEKDRGYMEADEGAESSNEREKRVRIQSRRNQFTHVLTTIMQSHPKLSIIVMDKEKKRVKNVKVKVVISTCIVHEEAFAFHEIRRIFTVDGEVKTVEYDDVKIKDVVNIEPVTSQSGRKSMKITARTYSKYQDWSNAYIYDGPLLNARIVPKESTTSRSTSIGFLIKTCFTGNGGEETGNKAAEERASNNKGGKEGDGGSGEEGEGGEVEEEEEEDITLDFKILNK; via the exons TTGCACCCAATTTTCGCAAGGGCAGGAAGCAGAAAAGGATAGAGGTTACATGGAAGCTGATGAGGGAGCAGAGTCAAGTaatgaaagagagaaaagagtTAGAATACAGAGCCGGAGAAACCAGTTTACGCATGTGCTAACAACTATTATGCAGAGTCAtccaaaattatcaataattgtcatgGATAAGGAAAAAAAACGTGTGAAAAACGTGAAAGTGAAAGTAGTGATTTCTACTTGCATTGTTCATGAG GAAGCATTCGCATTCCATGAGATAAGAAGAATATTCACAGTAGATGGTGAAGTGAAGACTGTTGAATACGATGATGTTAAAATCAAAGATGTGGTGAACATAGAACCTGTTACTTCCCAGTCTGGACggaaatcaatgaaaattacTGCAAGAACCTACAGTAAATATCAAGATTGGTCGAACGCTTATATTTATG ATGGACCTCTGCTGAATGCAAGAATTGTTCCAAAGGAAAGCACCACAAGCAGATCGACATCAATTGGCTTTCTCATCAAAACGTGCTTCACAGGGAATGGAGGAGAGGAAACTGGCAATAAGGCAGCAGAAGAGAGAGCAAGCAATAATAAGGGTGGGAAAGAAGGAGACGGTGGTtcgggagaagaaggagaaggaggagaagttgaagaagaagaagaagaagacatcaCGTTGGATttcaaaatccttaataaataa